A window of Thalassophryne amazonica chromosome 12, fThaAma1.1, whole genome shotgun sequence genomic DNA:
ttaacgagctgcctggtgtgatgttccaaagacatccctccatccaaaatgacacccaggttatgcaggctgcctttaacagagctgctcagattaccaaggtgattcttaatgacagacatagcaccatctggagctacaatcaatgtctcagtcttattagaattcaactgcaggctgttttcagtaagccattctgtaattttagtgagacaactaatgagagaacaaattttctgtgcttcagttgtcttaaaagaacagtacagctgcaagtcatcggcatacaaatggtaggacatcgcagaactgctggatcagcttaccaagaggaaggatatacagcaggaacaaaatcggacccaggactgagccctgcgggacaccccacaaaagatcagcagattcagacatcacattgttcacagaaacactaaaagttctaccaaccaagtaagagctaaaccactctaatacaggacccaacatgccaaccgtatcccgcaatctattaatcaaaatgccatggtcaacggtatcgaatgcagatgacagatccaataaaaccagcacagaacatttaccactatcagcggccatcataatgtcactagtcaccttcaacagggcagtttcagtggaatgaaactcacggtacccggactgaaatgtgtcatagatgttgttagtctgcaaaaatgatttaagttggacacagaccaccttttccaagattttagccaaaaagggggtctttgatattggcctaaaggtcttcagttccatagagtccaatcctgctttctttagccgtggttccacaacagcatgtttaaaagaacaaggaaacacaccagtcgacaaggacatattgaaaattttaacaatacaaggcccaatagagtcaaaaacattcataaacaatctaaaaggaactacatccaaaataccagaggttggtttcattatgttgatgacagatataatgtcctcaattgtaacaagcttaaaagaggtccagcattgagtgggaggtcccaaataccgggaatcacaacaagagggcaatgagagtggcaaactatcttttatgactctgactttgtcaatgaagaaattaaggaactcatcactacttgttttaggacgaacaggagttacagcagcagcaggtgacacaatagagctgattgtgtcaaagagcactttgggatttctcttatttgaggcaatcagccgataaaaatagctttccctggcctcctctaacatcttatttaaggaggatattagatctcttaaatgtagcctgtggacctccaattttgtTGATTTCCATAAACATTCAATCTGGCGACATAATCTCCTTTGATCCATAATCACATCATTGATCCAAGGACAGAATCGGCCATGGGAAACCTTATTAGCTTTAAGTGGTGCTATCTGATCCAAAATAATAGCACAATGGCTGTTAAAACAGTGCATAAAGCCATCAATTTCAGTAAATTCACTAAAAAGTAAAGGGTCAAATTGTGTGATCATCCACAATACTGGTTGCTTTGCGGATGCAGCGTGTGGTGTAAATAAATGTCTGTGATGGTGGGAAGAGAGACACCGATGATCTTCTCAGCTGTCCTCACTACTCGCTGCAGGGACCTGCAGTTCCCAAACGAGGCAGTGATACAGCtgctcaggatgctctcgatgggtCCTCTGTAGAACGTGGTGAGGATGGGAGGTGGGAGATgtgccttcttcagccttcacaggaagtagagacgctgctgggctttcttggttatggtgctggtgttgagggaccaggtgagatcctctgccaggtgaactccaagaAACTTGGTGTTCTTGACGATCTCCACAGCAGAGCCGTCGATGTGGAATGGAGAGTGATCACGCCTTGtccttctgaagtcaacaaccatctctttggtcttgtctacATTCAGAGACAGGTTGTTGGTTCTGCACCAGTCCATTACCCGTAGCACTTCCTCTCTGTATGCTGACTCATCATTCttgctgatgagacccaccacagtcgtatcatctgcaaacttgatgatgtggtttgagctgtgcattgctgcacaaTCGTGAGTCAGCAAAGtgaacagcagtggactgagcacacagccctgggggggcCCAGTACTCAGCATGGTGGTGCTGGAGATGTTATGTCCGATCTGCACTGACTGAGgtctcccagtcaggaagtccaggatccagttacaGAGGGAAGTGTTCAGGCCCAGTAGGTTCAGCTTCCTGATCAGGTGCTGGGgaatgattgtgttgaatgctgaactaaagTCAATCAACAGCATTCGAACATAAGTGTCTCTGTTGTCCAGATGGGTGAGCGCCAGGTGAAGGGTGGTGGATATGGTGTCGTCCGTTGAGCGGTTGGGACAGTACGCAAACTGCAGAGCGTCTAGTGAAGGAGGCAGCAGGGTCTTGATATGCCTCATGACAAgcctctcgaagcacttcatgatgatggatGTGAGTGCGACGGGACGGTAGTCATTGAGGCAGGACACTGAAGACTTCTTTGGCACAGGTATGATGGTGGTTGCCTTGAGACACGTTGGGATGGTGGCACTGTTCAGGGAGATGTTGAAGATGTCAGTGCAGACATCTGTTAGCTGGTCTGCACATTCCCTGAGCACTCTACCAGGAATGTTGTCTGGTCCAGCAGCTTTCCGTGGGTCAACTCTGCGTAGAGTTTTTCTCACGTCAGCTGCTGTAAGGCACAACACCTGGTCGTCAGGAGGAGGGGTGGTCTTCCTCGCTGCCACACTTTTTCTGTGTCTCGAACCGAGCGTAGAAGTCATTCAGCGCATCTGGAAGGGAGGCATCACTGTCACAGGCAGGTGGTGTTTCCCTGTAGTTGGTGATGGCATGGATGCCCTGCCACATGCGCCGTGTGTCCCCGCTGTCTCTGAAGTGGCTGTGGATGCTCTGACCGTGTGCGTGCTTTGCCTCTCTGATGGCCCGGGACAGTTTTGCCCTTGCTTTTTTTTTAGAGCTGCCTTGTCTCCTGCTTTGAAGGCAGAGTCTCTAGCCTTCAGCAGAGCACGCACCTCTGCAGTCATCCACGGCTTCTGATTGGGACGTGCAATGATGGTCTTAGAGACACTCACATCATCTatgcacttgttgatgtagccAGTCACAGATGAAGTGTACTCCTCCAAGTCTATGGTGTTACTGTAGGTTGCAGCCTCCCTAAACATTTGCCAGTCAGTGTGCTCAAAGCAGTCCTGGAGAGCAGAGATGGCTCCTGATGGCCAGGTTCTTACCTGCTTCAGAACCGGTTTAGAGCATCTGACAAGCGGTCTGTATGCTGGAATCAGCATAACAGATGTGATGTGAGTATCCGAGGTGAGGGCGGGGCTCTGCCCGGTATGCGCTGGGAACGTTCGTGTAAACGAGATCCAGTGCGTTCGCTCCTCTCGTTGCAAAGTTCACATGTTGGTGGAATTTAGGGAGAACTGACTTGAGATTGACATGGTTGAAATCTCCAGCAACAATAACCAGTCCGTCGGGGTATGTGTTTTGCAGTCCGCTGATAGCGCTGTACAGCTCACAGAGCGCGTCTTTAGCGTTGGCGGCAGGTGGGATGTAAATGCTGATGATCAGCACTGTGGTAAATtcccttgggagataaaaaggtctgcatcTGATGACCATGAACTCCACCAGAGATGAACAGTGACTGGAGACTATACAGAGTGCTTGCACCACTCTGTGTTGATGTAGACATACAGTCCTCCACCACGAGTCTTACCGCACAGGCAGGGCTACATTTCTGTCGGCTCAAAACGCGGCTAGTCCGTCTAGCTGAATGGCGGCGTTGGGAACTCTGTCGCTCAGCCACGTCTCTGTGTAGACAAAGACGCAACAGTCTCCAGATTCTTGTCTTGTGGTTCTCTGAAGTCGGATGCAGTCTAGTTTATTCTCCAGGGAGCAGACATTGGAGAGCAGGATGGACGGGAGAGCTGGTTGAGTTGGCTTTGTTGTTAGCCTAGCACAAACTCCAGCCCGCTTGCCACGCTTCCGTAGTCGCGCGCACCGCTTGCGGTGCCCCCTCTGTCGGCCACCAGCTTCAGGCGAGGCCGCGGTCTGGGGGGGTTGGGGGACTGGTTGCCGTAGAAGTCCGAAACCACGCAGCATCTCTCGCAGCTCATGATTTACGgtgttgcttgtttgttttcgGTGGTGCAGCAGTGTCTGTCGGTCATACACATGGACACAGGTGGTTCTTATGTCCATGTGCCAAAGAGCTTGAGGAAAAACACATGTAAATAACAAAAACACCATTTTTGTATCCGGAGCGGCCGCTGCGAGCTACTGCTGCCATCTTtgagatttttcgctggactacgaggtctgttagaaaagtaacggacctttttattttttgcaaaaactatattgatttgaatcatgtgcgcttgcatcagccaagcctgaaccttcgtgcgcatgcgtgagttttttcacgcctgtcggttgcgtcattcgcctgtgagcacgccttgtgggaggagtggtccagccccctcgtcggattttcattgtcaggaaattggctgatcgactgccgctttgcttcatcaaaatttttttagaaagtgtgagagacagccaggtggaaaccatttggaaaattcagatggctttcggtgaagatcttatggggatcacacagattaaggacaattacaactggattaaagacggcctacagcggcggatggcgcgccgtgcaccgagcggcgatcaccAGGCtcaaacaaccacatcatttccaaagtgacgcgcgaatccctccgcacgtcttttcatgacaaaaacttctgtaacagtggaatgtgccgttcatttccaaagtaaacgctttgttgatccgggacttcgtctgactaccacagaaatagcagaagagtttgacatcagcactttttcggcatgaaaagacatgcggagggattcgcacgtcgggacggaggcgcagagcacagaacaaaaagcaacgccatgatgaagcctcacaggacatgttgtggcatgttcggcttgtccacaatttctcggatagtcacatgactgaaaagccaccaaaagccatctgaatcttccgaatggtgcaagagctgggcatgttagggcatgTGGCGAATATTTCTCcgctctttccattacaaaaactcctgtaacagtggaatgtgccaaaaaagtgctatgtccagctgtcttgccatttctctggtagtcagacgacgtcccggatcaacaaagcgttcactctggaaatgatctggtcgtctgagcctgtcgatcgccgctcggtgcgcggcgcgccctccgccattgttcgccgtctttaatccggttgtaatgctccttaatctgtgtgatccccataagatcttcaccgaaagccatctgaattttccaaatggtttccacctggctgtctgacactttctgaaaaaagtttgatgaagcaaagtggcagtcgatcaggcaatttcctgacaatgaaaatccgacgagggggctggaccactcctcccacaaggcgtgctcacaggcgaatgacgcaaccgacaggcgtgaaaaaactcacgcatgcgcacgaaggttcaagcttggctgatgcaatcacacatgattcaaatccatatagtttttgcaaaaaataaaaaggtccgttacttttctaagacCTCGTCCTTTCTCCGCCCTGCTCACAGTGTCGCTCTCTTTGGAGCAACAATgtgacagaatgtgtctctttgtcccagattgatctctttcagtgcagcttcttgttctgactttaacaccaagttaacacccaagtctttcatctccaactgtaaatggtcatcaaaacattccaatcgtatctttctgaactcttcagcatcaaactccattgtgtcaatgtttacaatgtgcttgagcaataacaggtgaagttactCATAAACCTTtaagtttcattcattcatcttctaccgcttagtccaattaagggttgcggagggctggagcctatcccagcagtcatagagcgcaaggcggggtacacccaggacaggacaccggtctgttgcagggccacaaacagacaaacacagacacagacacacccacggacaattttaaagattccaatccacgtaatccatgtctttggatgtgggaggaaacccatgcaaacatggggagaacatgcaaactccacacagaaaggccacgggcgggaactgaacccacgagcttcttgccgtgaggcaacagtgctaaccactaagccaccgtgctgcccacttttaagtttcttaaatatttattacggccactcttaaaacttcagttctctttatcatttttttttttactggtaaattttagaattgatttagatgagatatactcattatctcacaggaatatatcacaattatctgggaacgacTTTTTGCAccggaattcatcaagcatgtcagTCGTGGGCGCCTACTAACACCtaatccccagaaactgtggaaagttgtttggccaaaacgaaagcatccacttttagcttgtcataaactaaattagtggcgctcgtgagactcTGGCTAGCCCTAACCCTTCTAAACCTAAACCTAACCCTaatcagactcggacccgcaggcTGACGCACACCTGTTCAATCAGAcgccacaaaaggctgtgatatgACACTTTCTGCTTTCTCTTTCCTCTTTTAATAGTTTTTTGCAGTGTACAGgcagattacatttcaatcataggTCAAAtaagtttggcagaaaagtcgacAAATATGACAAATTTCACAACATGGAGTCGGAAAATGAGGAAATTGTCcaacttacctttgatttggaggttgatgattgtagaaagaaaaacttgttgagggacaaagccAGAAAAAGCACAATGcagcaacagagaactttaaaacggtCACACACGTCATCAccgagctgcagaagcataaatcaggctttaggatttgaaGGTGCCACTccacagtggacttagaaaaacaCGGTGACTCAACCGAATGTAATCTTTGCAATGTACATAATGTCCGGCGCTTATTTAAATCAggcctttatttttttcttcagatgaagttttgaaccagtcattaaatgaggcaggttcaGCGCCTCCTGACGAACTAATCCCTCACATCCATAgaacagattttgtccgttttatatgtATAAGGGATTTATTTctattataacggacaaaatggTCCACCTGAATAGATTATATGTGTGTTTTACTGTagatccaaaagtgaagaattttggATTGCGTGTCCACTTAATCAGGCCAGCTCCGTCTCTCTCGCTGACCGGGTCTGTGGGTGTCTTGCCGGGCCGACCGCTTCAGGTCCAcccaccatacagtaccatacagtCGCTGATAAAAACCTCCACCCAGCAGGATGACATCAGTCGTGCACTTGTCTGCTTTTGCTAATTTTGTGGTTATGAGTCGCAGACTGAGCGTTTTGCTTTTTCCTGTCGCAAATCCACGATGGCGACTGTCAGCACTGTTCATTGAAAGGCCCTTTTGGTGGAGCTCTGCTTTCATCCAGACAAATAAATGGATGACTGGAGCGATATGAAGCCACAAAAAGGTGACAGCAGAGAGCCAGTGGCCATGTTGTTTACGCCTGACCCCCCCCAAAAGCAAGCAGAGGTCAGAAAAGCTAGATTcatcaggaaaaaataaatatagaaaaatcacccccccctccccacagcaccacctgctggcctccgttacatatgaCCAGAAAAAATAAGACAACATAAAATTAATtgtggtgacaaaaaaaaaataaaattatgacaATGTTTTTATGTTCATTATGTGTCACATATTATCGTGGACAGTGTTCTTCTGGGGTTGTAGAACATTGTTACATGGCGTTATGGTGCCGTTTTATTAGGGACGGTTCTGGTCACTGGATGGTAAACTCATTTTGTGGGTAATTATatgaatatttacatttttttgttttcataCCTGAAACCAGTTTTATTCTAATAAATAAACAAGCGTCTTTATAGtgtgatattaatattaaagaagaGTTCAGCAGGAAATCCCTCCTTACGTCATGGGGGCGGGGCTAGCAACTGGCCAACCACAGAAACAAAATGCTTGTGCTGCATGAACAACGTAAATAAACGTCATTGGTTCTGCTCACAGCAGGATTCTGCAGCTGGTCCAGAATAGGTCAGAACCTGGATCAGTTTCAGCTTCTTACTGAAGGAGATCCAGAACCGGTCCCGTGTCACAGGTGGGGGACTAAGTGAGGCTAAACTCATCCTAGTCCAGTCCGAGTGCCGGCTCATCCTCCTCTTGGAACTCTGACAACTGAAGGAGTCACAGAAACATTTCTCGCGTCACATGTGATGTTTCCAGCAGAACCGAGGATCCAACTTTAAGGTCGCCGAGCTGAGCCGTGGTTCTGGACTTCTAGCAGAGTTCGGGTCTCCTCTGCAGGTACTGCAGGATGGAGTCTGTGCCCTCCGACGAGCTCCACACCCTCTTCAGGGCTTCACATTCCCGCTCGTTTGCTTGCTCCAGAGCACTGCGGCTCATGTTTCTCATCAGGGCTTTGGACTCGCGCAGCACCTGCAGCCACCCGAACAAGAAACAACAGACACTGTTATTGACACGGTGTTTAGCAGCTGAACTTCACATGTGGAACAAAAGATTAAAAAACCTCACAAGCAAGTCGACGGCCACAAGCTCTTTGACTCGGATCATCACCTCCTGCGTGAAGGTTCCTGGCCAGAGAACCTGCGAGACCAAACCTTTGGAACAGGCTTCCTGAGCAGTTAGCTTCCTGCCGCTCAGCAGCAGCTCATTGGCCTGGAAAAGAACACAAAGCTTTGGCTTAAAAGTGGCAAAAAGAACTTCTTCCTGGGGTTGAAGAAGGTGTGAAGGCTGACCGAGGCGAGGCCCATGATCCGGGGGAAGGTGAAGGAGGCGCAGGCGTCAGGCGTCTGACCGTAGGAGGTGTACGGCGTTTGAAACCAGGCCTTCTCGTTAGCCCACACCACATCGCACAATGGCAGGATGGCGGCACCAAGGCCTACTGCCGGCCCGTTGACGGCAGCCACGATGGGCTTCCTGAACTGTATGAAGGTGTTGACAAATGTCCTGACAGACAGATGACATTATGAACGGTTTAGCAAGCTGCAACATAATGTATGCTCACGCTACCTTTAGCATAGACTGCTCAAACTAGCAACATGACGTTAGcatattaaaggaaaagaaaactcagtgataaaatacagctgggaagatagactgCACTATAAACTAACGATTGAtgcgtataaatgaaaataaagagcTCTGACAACTCAAATATCTGCCTCCGAAACTCAGAATTCATCCAGCATCGACAATTTCATAAATGCCACCactgacacaattttaaccaatcagaagaAATCCCCTGGATcgcttcacacactttgaacactgcggcttaaacaatgatgcagctaatttatggatttttacaggctttctcatgaGTCGAAATGTCAACTGATGCTGTCtattaattggctgaaagctgcgtccTCATGCGgcataaattcacacacacaataaatataaagtcttacctgttagttgAAGTGGATTCATCACGTCCTgcagaaaacaacatctgaaaacaaTTAACTCCTTGTCgtggatgaagaaaagtccctctggcacTTTGCGCTGCAGTCGGCTTCCCGTTAGATCAGCTGAGTGcttctgccgctgctgctgcattcatgtaccatcggaaattacaggacgaactcagcctgtttgcttggattttttatttttttatctgggtgggggggtcagcttcaatgggctcaggcaccttatatagaacagaattaatcttttgtgtggatacaattaattattttgccacaagcaactgctgaatttgaatttccgacggtacttgaatgcagcatcagtggcagcagcagctgctgcgtgcacttattattttttattaaatataacaatatgagtgtaggaatgacaatccagctcttctgtacatgtggcaacagatagatgattcagatgattatatacagagctgttctggaagacagaattcacgttgtggatcagctgcagctggttgaaataactgCACGAGTCAATGCACGTTCACatgcactgatcaatttactgctctgatatattcaatcatctttacacatatttattcccccttttgagttttctgttataaatctatATATCGCTTAGTAAGGTAATACAATGATACagcacaccagaggtttttttttttttttttttaattggagccagACAGAGCAcgcagcgtgtcgtcagacagtgagggttctgatgatgaaagagatgatccctttTTTGTTCTAggcaaggaaccagagcaggtggtccacagacgtgcacacagatctccacagcttgtttgcagtttctccaggactcaggcgctgtgagctccgtcccagcgccgagtcttagaactcagagatgcagacacacactgctccagctgtggctccaggcgcatttcatttaaagcgtccaGATTGTTAGCTTCcgttttgtttagttcctctttcgtcccttttgcgctcttgcttcgcaggctgtttggtgataaagctctttcgtccaccttttctcaacgaattgactttttttactttttcccttcgttcaggaatcaccgtgtgactgggccataagacagggtggacaacttgttccagaaagggctgagagggtgcaggttttctttgcacccaccagctgatttcactgaGGCCCGTTCTGGAACGAGTTTGAGACCTCTAACATCTGTGCCCCTTCTGTACTGCAGGGCGACACTGGCGAAGTGttgaacctctgtgcccatgtgacaTCACACGTCGCTGTTCTAGCAGTTAGCATGGCCacctgctggtggctttagaccagctGTACAAAaacactctgaactttaacataagttatcacacatgcctacaacttttcatatgggctcaTAATCTACCATCCCAATTgtaaattatcagtgggttttcttttcctttaacatACAGCCTTGCTAACACCAGGTGTAATGTTAATGTTATTCCagtaagctgatgctaatgttcCATGTTTATGATAACAGCAACACGGAGGCGTTTAACGCATCAGCTTCAAGTTACCTGATTGCTTCAGCCATCCTGATGCTCTCCTTCTTCCTGTCATCTGTCAGCCTTCTTATGAAATAAAGGAAGTCCAGGCCGCAGCAGAACACGCTGCCGACCGCACCGAGTAACAGCAGCTTACAGTCATCTGATGCTGCTGTCGCCATGGCGCTCTGGATCTCCTTCATCACCTGGTAAAGGGGGTGGAGCAACAATTAGTAACATGACCACATCAGCTAAAAGTTTAAATGCCTGTGCTGATATCACTGGGTCACATGGTCTCTCCTATTAGGGGGTGGCATAATATGCACTTGGGGCGTGGCCTAACCTCAGGGTTCAGGGTGTTGTTCTCTGAGCTTTTGGTTGACAGCAGGATGTAGGTGTAGCCATCTTGTTTTTTCACTACGATGTCTCGGTAACGGTAGGCACTCTCTGTTTGGCGAACGCTGACACGCAGCCGTTTGTCGAAGGTGGAACGCTCTTCGAGACGCCGCTTCCCTGTTGCCCCAGTGATGGTGGACATGGCCTCCATTATCTCAGAGCTACCTGTGATCAGACAAAGAAACCCTCAAACCCAGAACCTGAAAACAGGGTCACATGTTAATGAACGTTGGATTCTGATCAGAGTCGTCATCCTGAAAGAAAGAACTGTTTAAAAGAAGTGCTGACAGCCATGAGTTCACGCCACCACACACTCCTTTTTTCACAATCTGATAAAATACATTTCCAATCTGttaacatttatatagcgccaaatcacaacaaagctgcctcaaggtgcttcacattagtaaggtctaaccttactaacccccagaggagcagtggtaagaaaaaactccctctgaggatctgaggaagaaacctgaagcagaccagactcaaaggggtgtccctctgctt
This region includes:
- the cdyl gene encoding chromodomain Y-like protein isoform X1, whose translation is MVSMATEEFYEVERIVAKRKNKKGKMEYLVRWRGYSSEGDTWEPESHLSTCMAYVHEFNHQHHSEQQRDVTLLRSTRSSPSPAHKLLFRSQANSGAGGDASGRLTGDCAEMKAPDAHLGLAVLPAAAHGGSQYAPLESRFGSCGAVVANTSLMSDSLAGAAKRSVDFAKSGIKILVPKSPMKSRLHSEESPSEAAHSLEAGGQEAHLVPPEVALLEKPSTVQLGPGEERARMGSRPRNQNQKVLLSPRVPITPAAVRCLSGTGSSEIMEAMSTITGATGKRRLEERSTFDKRLRVSVRQTESAYRYRDIVVKKQDGYTYILLSTKSSENNTLNPEVMKEIQSAMATAASDDCKLLLLGAVGSVFCCGLDFLYFIRRLTDDRKKESIRMAEAIRTFVNTFIQFRKPIVAAVNGPAVGLGAAILPLCDVVWANEKAWFQTPYTSYGQTPDACASFTFPRIMGLASANELLLSGRKLTAQEACSKGLVSQVLWPGTFTQEVMIRVKELVAVDLLVLRESKALMRNMSRSALEQANERECEALKRVWSSSEGTDSILQYLQRRPELC
- the cdyl gene encoding chromodomain Y-like protein isoform X2, with amino-acid sequence MVSMATEEFYEVERIVAKRKNKKGKMEYLVRWRGYSSEGDTWEPESHLSTCMAYVHEFNHQHHSEQQRDVTLLRSTRSSPSPAHKLLFRSQANSGAGGDASGRLTGDCAEMKAPDAHLGLAVLPAAAHGGSQYAPLESRFGSCGAVVANTSLMSDSLAGAAKRSVDFAKSGIKILVPKSPMKSRLHSEESPSEAAHSLEAGGQEAHLVPPEVALLEKPSTVQLGPGEERARMGSRPRNQNQKVLLSPRVPITPAAVRCLSGAGSSEIMEAMSTITGATGKRRLEERSTFDKRLRVSVRQTESAYRYRDIVVKKQDGYTYILLSTKSSENNTLNPEVMKEIQSAMATAASDDCKLLLLGAVGSVFCCGLDFLYFIRRLTDDRKKESIRMAEAIRTFVNTFIQFRKPIVAAVNGPAVGLGAAILPLCDVVWANEKAWFQTPYTSYGQTPDACASFTFPRIMGLASANELLLSGRKLTAQEACSKGLVSQVLWPGTFTQEVMIRVKELVAVDLLVLRESKALMRNMSRSALEQANERECEALKRVWSSSEGTDSILQYLQRRPELC